From a region of the Catalinimonas alkaloidigena genome:
- a CDS encoding DJ-1/PfpI family protein, which produces MLPRTCALYLLDEYADWEPAHALNGLRNHGNFRIVSFSRNGASVISMGGLEVKPDLALAELDLSAVDLLLFPGSQLWEQGEGQDLIPFVQEAAARRIPIAAICGATILMGNAGLLNDTPHTSNGGPAYLKQHCLDYQGEAFYRVAPAVGTAHLITANGAGMVEFADEIYRLTGILDDATRAAVKELYKSGGMVNRFQEPETR; this is translated from the coding sequence ATGTTACCACGCACCTGTGCCCTTTACCTTCTGGACGAATATGCCGATTGGGAACCCGCTCATGCCCTGAACGGCCTGCGCAATCACGGTAATTTTCGCATCGTGTCGTTTTCGCGCAACGGCGCGTCGGTCATCTCGATGGGTGGGCTGGAAGTAAAGCCCGATCTGGCTCTGGCCGAACTGGACCTGTCTGCCGTCGATCTGCTGCTGTTTCCGGGCAGCCAGTTGTGGGAACAGGGCGAAGGTCAGGACCTGATTCCGTTCGTGCAGGAGGCTGCCGCCCGCCGGATTCCCATCGCGGCCATTTGCGGCGCTACCATTCTGATGGGCAACGCGGGGCTGCTCAACGACACCCCCCACACCAGCAACGGCGGACCAGCGTACCTGAAACAACACTGCCTCGACTACCAGGGCGAAGCCTTCTACCGCGTCGCCCCCGCGGTGGGCACGGCGCACCTGATCACCGCCAACGGGGCGGGCATGGTGGAGTTTGCCGACGAGATTTACCGCCTAACGGGCATTCTGGACGACGCCACCCGCGCAGCCGTCAAAGAACTCTACAAAAGTGGCGGCATGGTCAACCGCTTTCAGGAACCGGAAACGCGATAG
- a CDS encoding RidA family protein, which yields MDRHSLTPEALYRPPAFTNVMVVESPARTIFVGGQNAGMPDHPTRGKGDLKTQARLILRNVQTALTAAGATLDHLVKCNVYIVQGQPLYHAFEAFQSEWGQRPEPPTVTVLFVAGLAHPDVLMEMDAVAVVPR from the coding sequence ATGGATCGCCACTCCCTCACCCCCGAAGCGCTGTACCGCCCCCCCGCGTTTACGAACGTCATGGTAGTTGAAAGCCCCGCCAGAACGATTTTTGTCGGCGGGCAAAACGCCGGAATGCCCGACCACCCCACACGGGGCAAAGGCGATTTGAAGACCCAGGCGCGCCTGATCCTGCGGAACGTGCAGACGGCCCTGACGGCCGCCGGGGCCACGCTCGACCACTTGGTGAAATGCAACGTGTACATCGTGCAGGGACAGCCCCTCTACCACGCCTTCGAGGCATTTCAATCCGAATGGGGACAGCGCCCCGAACCGCCGACGGTCACCGTCCTATTTGTGGCGGGGCTGGCGCATCCCGATGTGTTGATGGAAATGGATGCCGTGGCCGTTGTGCCGCGCTAG
- the uxuA gene encoding mannonate dehydratase, translating into MRLKQTWRWYGPNDPVSLQDVRQAGAQGVVTALHHIPHGDVWPVDEILKRKAEVEAAGLTWDVVESVTVHESIKTRTGDYQRYIDLYKQTLRNLAQCGIPIVTYNFMPVNDWTRTQLDLTMADGSKALYFNWFDLAVFDIYILQREGAAASYPEAVRQEAEKRHQQYNQEQLDALVGVVMAGIPGEKRQTVEQMREKLSWYKDIDRAALRENLKYFLQEISPVADEVGIKLAIHPDDPPFDILGLPRIVSRAEDFDFILQSVPNASNGICFCTGSLGAGAHNDLPAIARSIGSRMHFVHLRNVRRDEHGNFYEDDHLGGNVDMYAVMYEILKIQQEVETAIPFRPDHGHQMMDDLNKVTNPGYSCIGRMRGLSELRGLELGICRSEGW; encoded by the coding sequence ATGCGATTAAAACAAACCTGGCGCTGGTATGGCCCGAACGATCCCGTCAGTCTGCAAGACGTCCGGCAGGCGGGGGCGCAGGGCGTCGTGACGGCGCTTCATCACATTCCGCACGGCGACGTGTGGCCGGTCGACGAAATTCTGAAACGGAAAGCCGAAGTCGAGGCGGCGGGCCTGACCTGGGACGTGGTGGAAAGCGTGACGGTCCACGAGTCGATCAAGACGCGCACCGGCGACTACCAACGCTACATCGACCTCTACAAGCAGACGCTGCGCAACCTGGCCCAATGCGGTATTCCGATCGTGACGTACAACTTTATGCCGGTGAACGACTGGACGCGGACGCAACTGGATCTGACGATGGCCGACGGTTCCAAGGCGCTGTACTTCAACTGGTTCGACCTGGCGGTGTTCGACATCTACATCCTGCAACGCGAGGGCGCGGCCGCGTCGTATCCCGAGGCGGTGCGGCAGGAAGCCGAGAAGCGACACCAGCAGTACAACCAGGAACAACTCGACGCGCTGGTCGGCGTAGTGATGGCGGGGATTCCCGGCGAGAAGCGCCAGACGGTGGAACAGATGCGCGAGAAACTGTCGTGGTACAAGGACATTGACCGCGCTGCGCTGCGCGAGAACCTGAAATACTTCCTGCAGGAGATTTCGCCCGTGGCCGACGAAGTGGGCATCAAGCTGGCCATTCACCCGGACGATCCGCCGTTCGACATTCTGGGGCTGCCGCGCATCGTGAGCCGCGCCGAAGATTTCGACTTTATTCTGCAATCGGTGCCCAACGCCAGCAACGGCATCTGTTTTTGCACCGGTTCGCTGGGCGCGGGCGCGCACAACGACCTGCCCGCCATTGCCCGCAGCATCGGCTCGCGGATGCACTTCGTCCACCTGCGGAACGTCCGGCGCGACGAGCACGGCAACTTCTACGAAGACGATCACCTGGGCGGCAACGTCGACATGTACGCCGTGATGTACGAAATCCTGAAGATCCAGCAAGAGGTGGAAACCGCCATTCCGTTCCGGCCCGACCACGGCCACCAGATGATGGACGACCTGAACAAAGTGACTAACCCCGGCTACTCGTGCATCGGGCGGATGCGCGGCCTGTCCGAACTGCGCGGCCTGGAACTGGGCATCTGCCGCTCCGAAGGCTGGTAA
- a CDS encoding polysaccharide deacetylase family protein, with product MNLPKIILLYITLLGSSLGYAQSTSRPWNGKKCAVVLTYDDALNIHLDQVIPALDSFRFKGTFYLIAASPVVADRMDDWRAAANEGHELGNHSLNHPCDGTLPGRGFVTPETDLSRYSVARAVNEIRIANTLLKALDGKEERTFAYPCGDLTIGETRFYDSLKDDFVAARGVTSGYPSLNAIDLTDVTAFSQHQTTAAQMIAQIEAAEKVGSLVVFLFHGVGGEHSLNVSREEHRKLLVYLKKRENDLWVAPMVEVAKYIKAQQGASH from the coding sequence ATGAACCTCCCAAAAATCATACTCCTATACATAACCTTATTAGGTTCTAGCTTAGGTTACGCACAATCCACGTCCCGGCCCTGGAACGGAAAAAAATGTGCAGTGGTGCTGACGTACGACGATGCACTGAACATTCACCTGGATCAGGTGATTCCGGCGCTCGATTCGTTTCGGTTCAAAGGGACATTTTACCTCATTGCCGCCTCGCCGGTGGTCGCCGACCGGATGGACGACTGGCGCGCGGCCGCCAACGAGGGACACGAACTGGGCAATCATTCCTTGAACCATCCGTGCGACGGGACACTACCCGGACGCGGCTTCGTGACGCCGGAAACGGACCTCTCCCGCTATTCGGTGGCGCGGGCGGTCAACGAAATCAGGATCGCCAACACGTTGCTCAAGGCGCTCGACGGGAAGGAAGAACGGACGTTTGCTTACCCCTGCGGCGACCTGACCATCGGCGAGACGCGCTTCTACGATTCCCTGAAGGATGATTTTGTGGCTGCCCGTGGCGTGACCTCCGGCTATCCGTCACTCAACGCCATTGACCTGACCGACGTCACCGCTTTTTCGCAGCACCAGACGACGGCCGCGCAGATGATCGCGCAGATCGAAGCGGCGGAAAAGGTGGGCTCGCTGGTGGTGTTTCTCTTCCACGGCGTGGGCGGCGAACACTCCCTCAATGTGTCGCGGGAGGAGCATCGGAAGCTCCTGGTGTACCTCAAGAAGCGGGAGAACGACCTTTGGGTTGCGCCGATGGTGGAGGTAGCGAAATACATCAAAGCGCAGCAGGGTGCGTCTCATTAA
- a CDS encoding SDR family oxidoreductase: protein MPYTNLFSLQEKVIIVTGGTGVLGEAFIRGIHEAGGSVVILGRNQEEGEARAEELRAAGGQAIFAKADVLNEADLIAARDLTLQTYGRIDGLVNGAGGNLAGAVIQPDQNLFDMDLPALRQAFELNLFGTLQPTLIFGKWIAESERGGSIVNISSMAAQSAITRVLGYSMAKGSVDNFTRWMSVELAQRYGDKVRMNAIAPGFFITHQNRDLLTNQDGSYTTRGAAVIRNTPYQRFGKPDELIGALVWLLSDASAFVSGEIVSVDGGFSVFSGV from the coding sequence ATGCCCTACACCAATCTGTTCAGTCTCCAGGAAAAAGTAATCATCGTAACCGGAGGAACCGGTGTATTAGGCGAGGCCTTCATCCGAGGCATCCATGAAGCGGGCGGCAGCGTGGTGATTCTCGGAAGGAACCAGGAAGAAGGCGAAGCGCGGGCGGAAGAACTCCGCGCGGCGGGTGGCCAGGCCATTTTTGCCAAAGCCGACGTGCTGAACGAGGCCGACCTGATCGCAGCGCGCGACCTGACGCTCCAGACCTACGGCCGCATCGACGGACTGGTGAACGGCGCGGGCGGCAACTTGGCTGGGGCGGTCATCCAACCCGACCAGAACTTGTTCGACATGGACCTGCCCGCCCTCCGGCAGGCGTTTGAACTCAACCTGTTCGGCACGCTGCAACCCACGCTGATTTTCGGGAAATGGATCGCCGAGAGCGAACGGGGCGGCAGCATCGTCAACATCTCGTCGATGGCGGCGCAGTCGGCCATTACGCGGGTGCTGGGCTACTCGATGGCGAAAGGCTCGGTCGACAATTTCACACGCTGGATGTCGGTGGAACTGGCGCAACGCTACGGCGACAAAGTTCGCATGAACGCCATTGCACCCGGCTTTTTCATCACCCACCAGAACCGCGACCTCCTCACCAACCAGGACGGCTCCTACACGACACGCGGCGCGGCGGTGATCCGCAACACGCCCTACCAACGGTTCGGCAAACCGGACGAACTGATCGGCGCGCTCGTCTGGCTCCTCAGCGATGCGTCCGCCTTCGTCAGCGGCGAAATCGTCAGCGTCGACGGCGGCTTCAGCGTCTTTTCGGGCGTGTAG
- a CDS encoding TerC family protein codes for MSHLFTTDALLSLLTLTLLEIVLGIDNIIFISILAGKLQRSQQKRARTLGLLGAMFSRIALLLSIAWLTRLRTDLFTLFGHGFSGRDLILLAGGLFLIAKSVSEIHGKLEGADESYDVTRKVRSLGMAIVQIMLIDLVFSFDSILTAVGLAQHVEIMIAAIVLSIGIMIGCAGAVSAFVDRHPTVKMLALSFLIMIGFLLTLEAFAVEVEKSYVYVAMAFALGVELLNMRLRKKSADHVALHETPHLPDSRHTFREEEVPLDR; via the coding sequence ATGAGCCACCTCTTCACCACAGACGCCCTGCTTAGCCTGCTGACCCTGACGCTGCTGGAGATCGTGCTGGGCATCGACAACATCATCTTCATCTCGATTCTGGCCGGAAAACTACAGCGGTCGCAACAGAAACGCGCCCGGACGCTGGGTCTGCTCGGTGCCATGTTCAGCCGCATCGCCCTGCTGCTCAGCATTGCGTGGCTTACGCGGCTGCGGACCGACTTATTCACCCTGTTCGGGCACGGCTTCAGCGGGCGCGACCTGATTCTGCTGGCGGGTGGCCTGTTTCTGATCGCCAAGAGCGTCTCCGAAATCCACGGCAAGCTGGAAGGCGCTGACGAAAGCTATGACGTCACGCGCAAGGTGCGAAGCCTGGGCATGGCCATCGTGCAAATCATGCTGATCGACCTCGTCTTTTCATTCGACTCCATTCTGACGGCGGTCGGACTGGCGCAGCACGTCGAAATCATGATCGCGGCCATTGTCCTGTCGATCGGCATCATGATCGGGTGCGCGGGCGCAGTCAGCGCGTTTGTCGACCGCCACCCCACCGTGAAGATGCTGGCGCTTTCGTTCCTGATCATGATCGGCTTTCTGCTGACGCTGGAAGCCTTCGCCGTAGAAGTAGAGAAGAGTTACGTCTACGTGGCGATGGCCTTTGCGCTGGGCGTAGAGCTGCTCAACATGCGCCTGCGAAAAAAATCGGCCGACCACGTGGCCCTGCACGAGACACCCCACCTCCCCGACTCCCGCCACACCTTCCGTGAAGAAGAGGTTCCGCTGGATCGGTAG
- a CDS encoding MFS transporter, with protein sequence MQPLLTSTDVRIPVGRYRWRICALLFFATTINYLDRQVLGLLAPQLQEALGWSELDYGRIVTAFQAAYALGFLGMGTLMDRLGTRLGYAVAVGIWSLAAMAHALARNALGFSFARFALGLGEAGNFPAALKTVAEWFPKRERALAVGIFNAGANVGAIVAPLTVPYIALTWGWPWAFLLTGALGLLWLGFWWQSYRPPADHPRLTSPELAYIRQDPPDPAVRVSWRQLAGERRAWAFALAKFLTDPVWWFYLYWLPKFLFETHGLTLDQIGWPLVVIYVVSDLGSIAGGWFSSFLLHRGWSVNAARKLTLLLCALAVLPIGLVARTDDLWTAVALISLATAAHQAWSANLFTLTTDLFPRPAVGSVVGMGGMAGAIGGMGVATAAGWILETTGSYFWLFGAASLAYLIGLALIQLCVPTVPPQPRPLPFNP encoded by the coding sequence ATGCAACCCCTCCTGACCTCTACGGACGTACGCATTCCGGTCGGACGCTACCGCTGGCGCATCTGTGCACTGCTGTTCTTCGCCACGACCATCAACTACCTCGACCGGCAGGTGCTCGGGCTGCTGGCCCCGCAGTTGCAGGAAGCGCTAGGCTGGTCGGAACTGGACTACGGACGCATCGTGACAGCCTTTCAGGCGGCCTACGCGCTGGGCTTTCTGGGGATGGGCACCCTGATGGACCGGCTGGGCACGCGCCTGGGCTACGCGGTGGCGGTGGGCATCTGGAGCCTGGCGGCGATGGCGCACGCGCTGGCCCGTAACGCGCTGGGCTTCAGCTTCGCGCGGTTTGCGTTGGGACTGGGCGAAGCGGGCAATTTTCCGGCCGCGCTGAAGACGGTGGCCGAGTGGTTTCCGAAGCGGGAGCGCGCGCTGGCGGTGGGGATTTTCAACGCCGGGGCCAACGTGGGGGCCATCGTCGCGCCGCTCACCGTGCCCTACATCGCCCTGACGTGGGGCTGGCCGTGGGCGTTTCTGCTGACAGGTGCGCTGGGTCTGCTGTGGCTGGGCTTCTGGTGGCAGAGCTACCGTCCGCCGGCCGATCACCCGCGCCTGACCTCCCCCGAGCTGGCTTACATCCGTCAGGACCCGCCCGACCCGGCCGTGCGCGTTTCGTGGCGGCAGCTGGCGGGCGAACGCCGGGCCTGGGCCTTTGCGCTGGCGAAGTTCCTGACCGATCCGGTCTGGTGGTTTTACCTCTACTGGCTTCCCAAATTTCTGTTCGAAACCCACGGCCTCACGCTCGACCAGATCGGCTGGCCGCTGGTGGTGATCTATGTGGTCTCTGACCTGGGCAGCATCGCGGGCGGCTGGTTTTCGTCGTTTCTGCTGCACCGGGGCTGGTCGGTCAACGCCGCCCGCAAGCTGACGCTGCTGCTGTGTGCCCTGGCGGTGTTGCCCATCGGGCTGGTGGCGCGCACCGACGATCTCTGGACGGCCGTGGCCCTGATCTCCTTGGCGACGGCGGCCCATCAGGCCTGGTCGGCGAACCTGTTCACGCTCACGACCGATTTGTTCCCGCGCCCGGCGGTCGGCTCGGTTGTGGGGATGGGCGGCATGGCGGGGGCCATCGGGGGCATGGGCGTGGCGACGGCAGCCGGGTGGATTCTGGAAACGACGGGCAGTTACTTCTGGCTGTTCGGGGCGGCCTCGCTGGCTTACCTGATCGGGCTGGCGCTGATCCAACTTTGTGTGCCGACCGTGCCCCCGCAGCCGCGCCCACTCCCCTTCAACCCTTGA
- a CDS encoding amino acid permease: MMHTSERWMARKPVAHFEADQQRGGLRRILGKWSLTSLGIGHIIGAGIFVMTGLAAREYAGPALALSFVVAGLGCAAAGLCYAEMASLLPVEGSAYAYAYATVGELFAWIIGWDLLLEYAMGASTVAVGWSGYLAKLLALFHVHLPLWLMHDPHTAQALLTQATGQGTLDQLAQRYSDLTLPSVAGLRLAFNLPAFLIIGVITAVLVRGIREAAGTNLVMVVVKLAVVLFVIIAGAKFVDPANWSPFIPTPHSNDHGEEAFGWGGIVAGAAYVFFAYIGFDAVSTQAGEARRPRQDVPFGILASLCICTVLYIGVSLVLTGMVPYTELDITAPIADAFARRGLAWAVWIISIAAVAGLTSVLLVTLLAQSRVLYAMAKDGLMPQRIFGVLHPRFITPYRGTLLTGLLTAIVAALTPIELIAKLVNIGTLLAFVMVCVAVWRMRLKEPHLHRPFRVRALPVVATLGIVFNLGMMLSLAWENWARLAAWLLLGLVVYFFYGRHRSVLQKSTAPPPPLTTVS, from the coding sequence ATGATGCACACATCTGAACGCTGGATGGCCCGTAAACCCGTGGCCCACTTTGAAGCCGATCAGCAACGCGGAGGCCTGCGCCGTATCCTGGGCAAATGGTCGCTGACGTCGCTCGGCATTGGTCATATTATCGGGGCGGGCATCTTCGTGATGACCGGCCTCGCGGCGCGCGAATACGCCGGGCCTGCCCTGGCCCTGTCGTTCGTCGTCGCGGGGCTGGGGTGTGCAGCCGCCGGGCTCTGTTATGCCGAGATGGCTTCGCTGCTGCCCGTCGAGGGCTCGGCCTATGCGTACGCCTACGCCACGGTCGGCGAGTTATTTGCCTGGATCATCGGGTGGGACCTGCTGCTGGAATACGCCATGGGCGCTTCTACGGTGGCGGTGGGGTGGTCGGGGTACCTCGCCAAACTGCTGGCCCTGTTCCACGTCCACTTGCCCCTCTGGCTCATGCACGACCCGCACACGGCGCAGGCGCTGCTGACGCAGGCCACAGGCCAGGGCACGCTGGACCAACTGGCACAACGTTATTCGGACCTGACCCTGCCTTCGGTAGCGGGTCTTCGGCTGGCGTTCAATCTACCGGCGTTTCTGATCATCGGGGTGATTACGGCGGTCCTGGTGCGCGGCATCCGCGAGGCGGCCGGCACCAACCTGGTGATGGTGGTGGTGAAGCTGGCGGTGGTGCTGTTTGTGATCATCGCGGGTGCCAAGTTTGTCGACCCGGCCAACTGGTCGCCCTTCATTCCGACGCCCCATTCCAACGACCACGGCGAAGAGGCCTTCGGCTGGGGCGGCATTGTGGCGGGAGCGGCCTACGTATTTTTTGCCTACATCGGGTTCGATGCCGTTTCCACGCAGGCCGGCGAAGCGCGCCGTCCCCGACAGGACGTCCCCTTCGGCATTCTGGCGTCGCTCTGCATCTGCACGGTGCTCTACATCGGCGTGTCGCTGGTGCTGACCGGCATGGTGCCTTACACCGAACTGGACATTACGGCTCCCATCGCCGACGCCTTTGCCCGGCGGGGACTGGCCTGGGCGGTCTGGATCATTTCGATTGCGGCCGTGGCGGGCCTGACGTCCGTCCTGCTGGTGACGCTGCTGGCGCAGTCGCGGGTGCTGTACGCAATGGCAAAAGACGGGTTGATGCCCCAACGCATTTTCGGCGTGCTGCATCCCCGGTTCATCACACCCTACCGGGGCACGCTCCTGACGGGTCTGCTGACGGCCATCGTGGCGGCACTCACGCCGATCGAGTTGATCGCCAAGCTGGTCAACATCGGCACGTTGCTGGCGTTCGTGATGGTGTGCGTGGCAGTCTGGCGGATGCGCCTGAAGGAACCTCACCTCCACCGGCCGTTCCGGGTGCGCGCGCTGCCGGTGGTCGCTACGCTGGGCATCGTTTTCAACCTGGGCATGATGCTGAGCCTGGCGTGGGAAAACTGGGCCCGGCTGGCCGCCTGGCTGCTGCTCGGGTTGGTGGTGTACTTCTTCTACGGCCGACACCGCAGTGTTCTGCAAAAGTCCACGGCGCCGCCCCCGCCCCTCACCACGGTTTCGTAA
- a CDS encoding DedA family protein has protein sequence MLFQDLLTLLREVLAPAALIEFGGLTLLMLIVFAETGLLAGFFLPGDSLLFTAGLLCGSPFLTTTLPELLLCLNAAAIAGYACGYWVGYKAGPSLRKRSASRWFRPKHLDATLQFYEKRRHWALVAGRFLPVIRTGVPVLAGMVRLPLGQFFLLNVAGALLWTGSLVSVGYFLGRAFPAVGQYLEWIVIGLIVVTTLPVWLRLAKPSFVKPIS, from the coding sequence ATGCTGTTTCAGGATCTGTTGACTTTGTTACGCGAGGTGCTTGCACCGGCGGCCCTGATCGAATTCGGGGGCCTCACGCTGCTGATGCTGATTGTGTTTGCCGAAACGGGCCTACTGGCCGGCTTTTTCCTGCCGGGCGATTCGCTGCTGTTTACGGCGGGCCTGCTGTGCGGTTCTCCGTTCCTAACGACCACCCTGCCTGAACTCCTACTCTGCCTGAATGCCGCGGCGATTGCCGGTTACGCCTGCGGCTACTGGGTAGGCTATAAGGCGGGGCCGTCGTTACGGAAGCGGTCAGCGAGCCGCTGGTTCCGCCCCAAGCACCTGGACGCTACGCTTCAGTTTTACGAAAAGCGTCGCCACTGGGCGCTGGTTGCGGGGCGTTTCCTGCCGGTGATCCGGACGGGGGTGCCGGTGCTGGCGGGCATGGTTCGCTTGCCCCTGGGGCAGTTTTTCCTGCTCAACGTGGCCGGCGCGCTCCTCTGGACGGGCTCGCTGGTGTCGGTCGGTTATTTTCTGGGGCGGGCCTTTCCCGCCGTGGGGCAGTACCTGGAGTGGATCGTGATCGGCCTGATCGTGGTCACCACCCTTCCGGTCTGGCTCCGCCTTGCCAAACCTTCTTTTGTTAAACCCATTTCCTAA
- a CDS encoding calcium/sodium antiporter, with product MWTYVLFVLGFVLLIGGANALVEGASAVARRLMLSELVIGLTIVAFGTSLPELVVSVVAASRGDTGLAIGNVLGSNIFNTLIILGIAALLQPLHLLRSTRLIEIPFSLLAVAAVAALSNDKLLGGAAHDGLTRGDGLVLLLFFLIFMAYTANQSAQEAPAETELAMPNLWLAGLRIGLGLVGLVLGGRWIVDGAVELATLMGISETVIGLTVVAAGTSLPELATSAVAARRGYADLAVGNVVGSNLFNIFFILGVGASLHPLPFQSGSNVDLGVIFLSGLLLLGMGAWGRISRGAGLVLLLLYGGYLAYLLLHLV from the coding sequence ATGTGGACATACGTGCTTTTTGTTTTGGGCTTCGTACTGCTGATCGGCGGAGCCAATGCCCTGGTAGAAGGGGCGTCGGCCGTCGCGCGCCGCCTGATGCTTTCCGAGCTGGTCATCGGCCTCACCATCGTGGCGTTCGGTACCTCGCTGCCCGAGTTGGTGGTAAGCGTCGTGGCGGCTTCGCGTGGCGATACGGGCCTGGCCATCGGTAATGTGCTGGGGAGCAACATTTTCAACACCCTGATCATTCTGGGCATTGCGGCGCTGTTGCAACCGCTGCACCTGTTGCGCAGCACGCGCCTGATCGAGATTCCGTTTAGCCTGCTGGCCGTGGCGGCCGTGGCGGCACTCTCGAACGATAAGTTGCTGGGAGGCGCGGCCCACGATGGCCTGACGCGGGGCGACGGGCTGGTGCTGCTGCTCTTTTTCCTGATTTTCATGGCCTACACTGCCAACCAGTCCGCTCAGGAAGCGCCGGCCGAAACCGAACTGGCGATGCCCAACCTCTGGCTGGCCGGCCTGCGCATCGGGCTGGGGCTGGTCGGGCTGGTGCTGGGCGGGCGCTGGATCGTCGACGGCGCGGTGGAGCTGGCGACCCTCATGGGCATCAGCGAAACCGTAATCGGCCTGACCGTGGTGGCGGCTGGCACGTCGCTGCCCGAACTGGCTACCTCGGCCGTGGCGGCGCGGCGCGGCTACGCCGATCTGGCCGTCGGCAACGTGGTCGGGTCCAACCTCTTCAACATCTTCTTTATCCTGGGCGTGGGCGCTTCGCTCCATCCGCTTCCTTTCCAGTCGGGCAGTAACGTCGACCTGGGCGTGATTTTCCTGTCGGGCCTGCTGCTGTTGGGCATGGGGGCCTGGGGACGCATCAGCCGCGGGGCGGGTCTTGTTCTGCTGCTGCTCTACGGCGGTTACCTGGCTTACCTCCTGCTCCATCTGGTGTAA
- a CDS encoding (2Fe-2S)-binding protein — MSQKLEDEAVEHHHASLPSTRTVTLRVNGTEKQLELAPWATLLDALREYLGLTGTKKGCDHGQCGACTVLVDGKRINSCLTLAVMREGAEITTIEGLAKGDALHPVQQAFIEHDAFQCGYCTPGQICSVVGMMNEGEAKTRDDVRDLMSGNLCRCGAYTNILAAIEEVMPELKEGGEA; from the coding sequence ATGAGTCAAAAATTAGAAGACGAAGCCGTCGAACACCATCACGCTTCGCTCCCCTCCACCCGTACCGTGACCCTCCGGGTGAACGGTACCGAGAAGCAGCTCGAGCTGGCCCCCTGGGCCACGCTGCTCGATGCACTGCGCGAATACCTGGGCCTGACCGGGACTAAAAAAGGCTGCGACCACGGGCAATGCGGTGCCTGCACCGTGCTGGTCGATGGCAAACGCATCAACTCGTGCCTGACGCTGGCCGTGATGCGCGAAGGCGCAGAAATCACCACGATCGAAGGCCTGGCGAAAGGCGATGCGCTGCACCCCGTGCAACAGGCTTTTATCGAGCATGACGCGTTCCAGTGCGGTTATTGCACGCCGGGGCAGATCTGTTCGGTCGTCGGGATGATGAACGAAGGCGAAGCCAAAACGCGCGACGACGTGCGCGACCTGATGAGCGGCAATCTCTGCCGTTGCGGCGCGTATACCAACATTCTGGCGGCCATCGAAGAGGTGATGCCGGAACTGAAGGAAGGAGGGGAGGCATGA
- a CDS encoding FAD binding domain-containing protein, whose amino-acid sequence MRTFTYTRAEDVATAVETGNGQTKFIAGGTNLLDLMKEDVERPTHLVDLNQLPLRTIDPTDAGGLRLGALTTNADTAYHPEVRTRYPLLSKAILAGASAQLRNMATDGGNLLQRTRCYYFYDTATPCNKREPGSGCAAINGFNRIHAILGTSEHCIATHPSDMCVALAALGATVHVTGKKGDRTIPFAEFHRLPGDTPERDTNLEPGELITAIELPPQGFADHHAYLKLRDRASYAFALVSVAVGLTMEGEAIREARLALGGVAHKPWRDAEAEALLKDQPATDEHFKKVAEKVLQGAKGFGHNDFKIELAKRAIVRALRQAAGKEETA is encoded by the coding sequence ATGAGAACCTTCACCTACACCCGAGCCGAAGACGTCGCCACGGCCGTAGAAACCGGCAACGGGCAGACCAAATTCATTGCGGGGGGCACCAACCTGCTCGACCTGATGAAAGAAGACGTAGAACGTCCGACGCACCTGGTCGACCTGAACCAGCTCCCACTTCGCACCATCGACCCGACCGACGCGGGTGGCCTGCGCCTCGGTGCGCTGACGACCAACGCCGATACGGCCTACCATCCGGAGGTGCGGACGCGCTACCCGTTACTGTCCAAAGCGATTCTGGCGGGCGCTTCGGCGCAATTGCGCAACATGGCTACCGACGGCGGCAACCTCTTGCAACGCACGCGCTGCTACTATTTTTACGATACGGCCACGCCCTGCAACAAACGCGAGCCCGGTTCGGGCTGTGCCGCCATCAACGGATTCAACCGCATCCACGCCATTCTGGGCACCAGCGAACACTGCATCGCGACGCATCCGTCCGACATGTGCGTGGCCCTAGCTGCGCTGGGCGCTACGGTCCACGTCACCGGTAAAAAAGGCGACCGCACCATTCCGTTTGCGGAGTTCCACCGCCTGCCCGGCGATACGCCCGAGCGGGACACGAACCTGGAGCCGGGCGAGCTGATCACCGCCATCGAACTGCCGCCCCAGGGCTTTGCCGACCATCACGCGTACCTCAAACTCCGCGATCGTGCGTCTTACGCGTTTGCGTTGGTGTCGGTCGCCGTGGGACTGACGATGGAAGGCGAGGCGATCCGCGAGGCACGACTGGCCCTCGGCGGCGTGGCGCACAAACCCTGGCGCGATGCCGAAGCCGAAGCGTTGCTGAAAGATCAGCCCGCCACCGACGAGCACTTCAAAAAAGTAGCCGAAAAGGTCCTGCAAGGGGCAAAAGGCTTCGGACATAACGATTTTAAAATTGAACTGGCAAAACGGGCTATTGTGCGGGCACTCCGTCAGGCCGCCGGAAAGGAGGAAACCGCATGA